A window from Primulina eburnea isolate SZY01 chromosome 2, ASM2296580v1, whole genome shotgun sequence encodes these proteins:
- the LOC140817465 gene encoding glucomannan 4-beta-mannosyltransferase 9, producing MDKLSSTALLPETFSGARDEQLMIIWGQIKAPLIVPLLKIAVFLCLTMSVMLFIERVYMAVVITFVKLFGRKPEKRYKWEPLKEDLELGNSAYPMVLIQIPMYNEKEVYQLSIGAACGLSWPSDRIIVQVLDDSTDPIIKNMVEMECQRWASKGVNVKYEIRDNRNGYKAGALKQGLEHSYVKDCDFVAIFDADFQPEPDFLWRTIPYLVHNPELALVQSRWKFVNADECMMTRMQEMSLDYHFTVEQEVGSSTYAFFGFNGTAGVWRLKAIDEAGGWKDRTTVEDMDLAVRASLKGWKFLYLGALKVKNELPSTFKAYRYQQHRWSCGPANLFRKMLLDIIRNKKVSTWKKVHVIYSFFFIRKIVAHLVTFIFYCVVLPATVLVPEVQIPKWGAIYIPSIITILNAVGTPRSLHLLVFWILFENVMSLHRTKATFIGLLETGRVNEWVVTEKLGDALKFKSALKAFRRPRFKIGERIHLLELTTGVYLFFCGCFDVAFGKNHYFIYLFVQAIAFFIMGFGYVGTFVATFA from the exons ATGGACAAGCTTTCCTCCACAGCTCTTCTGCCCGAAACATTTTCAGGTGCAAGAGACGAACAATTGATGATAATATGGGGACAGATCAAGGCGCCATTGATCGTTCCTCTGCTCAAAATAGCTGTTTTCTTGTGCTTAACAATGTCTGTCATGTTGTTCATCGAGAGAGTGTATATGGCAGTCGTCATCACTTTTGTGAAACTGTTTGGTAGAAAACCTGAGAAACGCTACAAATGGGAGCCATTAAAGGAAGATTTGGAGCTTGGGAACTCAGCTTACCCCATGGTTCTTATTCAAATACCAATGTACAATGAAAAAGAG GTGTACCAGCTCTCCATCGGAGCTGCATGTGGGCTTTCTTGGCCGTCGGATCGTATCATAGTCCAAGTCCTTGATGATTCAACTGACCCCATTATCAAA AACATGGTGGAAATGGAGTGCCAAAGATGGGCAAGCAAAGGGGTCAACGTTAAATACGAGATTCGAGACAACAGGAATGGGTACAAAGCTGGAGCATTGAAACAGGGGCTTGAGCATTCCTACGTGAAAGATTGCGATTTCGTGGCAATCTTTGATGCTGATTTCCAACCGGAACCAGATTTTCTCTGGAGGACAATCCCTTATCTTGTTCACAACCCTGAACTAGCTCTGGTTCAGTCCCGCTGGAAGTTTG TGAATGCTGATGAATGCATGATGACTAGGATGCAAGAAATGTCACTGGACTACCATTTTACAGTGGAGCAAGAAGTGGGCTCGTCCACCTACGCTTTCTTTGGCTTCAATG GAACTGCTGGTGTGTGGAGACTTAAAGCAATCGATGAGGCTGGAGGATGGAAGGACAGAACGACGGTTGAAGATATGGACTTGGCTGTTAGGGCCAGTCTTAAAGGGTGGAAGTTTTTGTATCTTGGTGCCTTGAAG GTAAAAAATGAATTGCCAAGCACTTTCAAAGCATATCGCTATCAACAACACCGTTGGTCATGTGGCCCTGCAAATCTTTTCAGAAAAATGCTACTTGACATTATAAGAAACAAG AAAGTTTCAACGTGGAAGAAAGTTCATGTAATATATAGTTTCTTCTTCATAAGAAAGATAGTAGCCCATCTTGTCACCTTCATATTCTACTGCGTTGTACTTCCTGCTACTGTGTTAGTGCCTGAAGTTCAGATTCCAAAGTGGGGTGCGATATACATACCTTCCATCATCACCATACTCAATGCTGTTGGAACTCCAAG GTCTCTCCATTTGTTAGTGTTTTGGATCCTTTTTGAGAATGTAATGTCACTGCACCGGACGAAGGCTACCTTCATTGGTTTGTTAGAGACCGGGAGGGTGAACGAATGGGTCGTCACAGAGAAACTTGGGGATGCTCTCAAGTTCAAATCTGCATTGAAAGCTTTTAGACGCCCTCGGTTTAAAATTGGTGAAAG AATCCATCTGTTAGAGCTAACGACCGGAGTTTACCTCTTCTTTTGTGGTTGCTTCGACGTTGCATTCGGGAAAAACCACTACTTCATCTACCTCTTTGTTCAAGCAATCGCGTTCTTCATCATGGGATTCGGTTACGTCGGCACCTTTGTCGCCACTTTTGCATGA